The Lacipirellula parvula genome window below encodes:
- a CDS encoding beta-1,3-glucanase family protein: protein MPCRLPSLFVCAVLSLVALAAVDAAQLNVRFKNTSGLPDDQVYIGFVGGEPLTATNKATNAPLAKSEFGSEHWYTLNTLPQGVDLTSFSGRIYVGYGTPWNFTHAGYEPSPVASVDPNYLKRYDKVEITYHGNSSDVANTTSFDYFSIPVGLNAYKGGVGGTLVKSLHATSTSATLAAMETIANPHAAAVVRDGANNFVRVIGPSVYPPPPGLPASPYDNFDGYLDYLHTYGQSHGGSIARIKGHFNGTGGGPAPHQAQDYDFTATIDAQQNITLTGNGSAVGNHTLTFNHQDLDNPAAIYGANPNFKLDGAPMTPQNDLFGWVIADLFAGLNIGAVGSTVEMNGQPVGQMESQQWFGLSQRFAALQPSQPFYNQWAAKMSTISDAYNFAYTDRFSHVFAPLNPADVDTLEVVFQRETGVGTGNPNDPGLPEPATSLLAAIGAALMAVRQRSRRGGGIF from the coding sequence ATGCCTTGCCGTCTGCCGTCGCTGTTCGTCTGCGCTGTCCTCTCGTTGGTTGCGCTCGCGGCCGTTGACGCCGCTCAGCTGAATGTACGGTTCAAGAACACCTCGGGCCTGCCGGACGATCAGGTCTACATCGGCTTCGTCGGCGGCGAACCGCTGACGGCAACGAACAAGGCGACGAACGCGCCGCTCGCCAAGAGCGAATTTGGCAGCGAGCATTGGTACACGCTCAACACGCTGCCGCAGGGGGTCGACCTCACGTCGTTCAGCGGGCGAATCTACGTCGGCTATGGCACGCCGTGGAATTTTACCCATGCGGGTTACGAGCCGTCGCCGGTCGCCTCGGTCGATCCGAACTACCTCAAACGATACGACAAGGTCGAGATTACCTATCACGGCAATTCCTCTGATGTGGCGAACACGACCTCGTTCGATTACTTCAGCATTCCGGTCGGACTGAACGCGTACAAGGGGGGCGTCGGCGGGACGCTAGTGAAGTCGCTGCATGCCACGTCGACGAGCGCGACGCTCGCGGCGATGGAAACGATCGCCAATCCGCACGCCGCCGCGGTGGTGCGCGACGGGGCGAATAACTTCGTCCGCGTCATCGGCCCGAGCGTCTATCCGCCGCCGCCGGGGCTGCCCGCCTCGCCGTACGACAATTTTGACGGCTACCTCGACTATCTCCACACCTACGGCCAGAGCCACGGCGGCTCGATCGCGCGGATCAAAGGCCACTTCAACGGCACCGGCGGCGGCCCGGCGCCCCATCAGGCGCAGGATTACGACTTCACCGCGACGATCGACGCCCAGCAGAACATCACGCTCACCGGCAACGGCTCGGCGGTCGGCAATCACACGCTCACGTTCAATCACCAAGATCTCGATAACCCCGCCGCGATTTATGGGGCCAATCCGAACTTCAAACTCGACGGCGCCCCCATGACGCCGCAGAACGATTTGTTCGGCTGGGTGATTGCCGACTTGTTCGCGGGACTGAACATCGGCGCCGTCGGCAGCACCGTCGAGATGAACGGCCAGCCGGTCGGCCAAATGGAAAGTCAGCAATGGTTCGGACTGAGTCAGCGGTTTGCCGCGCTGCAGCCGAGCCAGCCGTTTTACAATCAGTGGGCCGCGAAGATGAGCACGATCTCCGACGCTTATAACTTTGCGTACACCGATCGGTTCTCGCATGTGTTCGCGCCGTTGAACCCGGCGGACGTTGATACGCTGGAGGTTGTGTTCCAGCGCGAGACGGGCGTCGGGACGGGGAATCCGAATGATCCGGGATTGCCGGAACCGGCGACGAGTTTATTGGCGGCGATCGGAGCGGCGCTGATGGCTGTTCGACAACGGTCGCGGCGCGGCGGCGGAATCTTCTAG